The Numida meleagris isolate 19003 breed g44 Domestic line unplaced genomic scaffold, NumMel1.0 unplaced_Scaffold463, whole genome shotgun sequence region NNNNNNNNNNNNNNNNNNNNNNNNNNNNNNNNNNNNNNNNNNNNNNNNNNNNNNNNNNNNNNNNNNNNNNNNNNNNNNNNNNNNNNNNNNNNNNNNNNNNNNNNNNNNNNNNNNNNNNNNNNNNNNNNNNNNNNNNNNNNNNNNNNNNNNNNNNNNNNNNNNNNNNNNNNNNNNNNNNNNNNNNNNNNNNNNNNNNNNNNNNNNNNNNNNNNNNNNNNNNNNNNNNNNNNNNNNNNNNNNNNNNNNNNNNNNNNNNNNNNNNNNNNNNNNNNNNNNNNNNNNNNNNNNNNNNNNNNNNNNNNNNNNNNNNNNNNNNNNNNNNNNNNNNNNNNNNNNNNNNNNNNNNNNNNNNNNNNNNNNNNNNNNNNNNNNNNNNNNNNNNNNNNNNNNNNNNNNNNNNNNNNNNNNNNNNNNNNNNNNNNNNNNNNNNNNNNNNNNNNNNNNNNNNNNNNNNNNNNNNNNNNNNNNNNNNNNNNNNNNNNNNNNNNNNNNNNNNNNNNNNNNNNNNNNNNNNNNNNNNNNNNNNNNNNNNNNNNNNNNNGCACTGGATGCATGTCTATTCAGCAGTGGGTTCACACAAGTTGGGCAGGACTTCTCAGACTTTCTCCCTGTACATTAAGCTAACTGCACCCTTTTGAACTACTTAGTCTTGGAGAGAGCTGTTATGTTCCGGCCTGGAGAGGCATGGAGGGGTGACTGTCTCCATGCTCATAAGTTCTCAATACTATGATGGGGAATTAAGCTCAGGATCCAAACTGGTGTGAGGCAGTCCTTGTTGAAGCCTGATTCTGGCAATATTAGAGGGTGAACTTAGTAGGCTTAGAAAAAGAGGAGTGAAGATACAAAAGcttgcatttctgtgcttggGCAGAGAAACACCTCTGCCAGGTTTGTTCTGAGGTTATTCAGCCATACTCAAGCCCCTGCTGGCCATAGCTTCTCTCTGGAGCTCATGGGCAGAGCAGTGGAGAGTGGCCCTGATGTGACCAGAGCATGTGTTCTTATGTGGGACACACAAGACACACAAACACTCACCTGCTCATGCACATACGTGTGGAATCATGGAAACCTCTATACCCACAGGCATTTGCATAGATCCAGCACACAGGCTCTAGTTGTCTCACACTGATGGCCTACTAAGCAGGCTGATATCATTTGGCTTTGCTGGATTCCACCAGCATGTGAGCTGAGTGTTCTGCCCACACTGACATGAGCCACCAGGAAATGCATGGGTCTCTCTTCCTGCCACTCCAAAGATACCTTCTGTGAGGAATGGAAATGACATAAATCaggatgtgaaaaacagcaatgCAGGAAACCAACGCACAGACCATATCATTAGCTGGGATGTTTTGCATTCAAGAGGAGCTTGTCAGAAAATACTCCCTGCTGCAAAGGATGCCCCTGCTTGTGGGGCAGCTTGGGTCCATTATAAAagccagcccagctccttgCCTTCTCATTCCCTTCTCTCACCTCCTTCTTCTTGGGAACCAGGTGAGCGTGAAGCCCCTTCTTGTACTCCTCCTGCTCCAAACCGAGGTCTGAGCTCACTGGAACTCTCAGCTGCTATTAGCTGTGTTCCATGCATGGCTCCGCCTGTCCTGAGAGAGGAAAGTGGGGAGAATGTTTGTCATGGGAGGAGGCTGGGCCTGTAAGGAGGTGGCTTGTGGGCTAGGGTGTAGGCAGTAGCTGGATAGGTAACAGAGGCTCCAAGTGGGCTCTGTGAGAATGAGATGAAGAATCCCTTGGACATCCCCGAACTGTCTTCAGGTCCCAGCACTGCCCGTGCATTCATTCCCTCATAGTGTGGTGATATGCTGCTCCTCATGCATCCCCATGTTCTGCTTCCTCCCTACTCTCTCTCCCAGGTGTACCTCCAACCTCAAGACATGTCCTGCTGTGACCAGTGCCAGCCATGTCAGCCATGTGGCCCCACCCCTCTGGCCACCAGCTGCAATGAGCCCTGTGTCAGGCAGTGCCAGAACTCCACCATTGTCATCCAGCCCTCTCCCGTGGTTGTGACCCTGCCCGgacccatcctcagctccttcccacagAACACCGCCGTGGGATCCTCCACCTccgctgctgttggcagcatcctcagctctgagGGCGTGCCCATCAACTCCGGGGGCTTTGACCTTTCCTGCATTTCCAACCGCTACTGTGGCAGAAGGTGCAACCCCTGCTAAAGATGCTGAACACTGACCAAGACAAGGAGCCCCAGTAATGCTGAACATGGCACTAGACAGAACAACAAATGCTGTGGTGCTGTATTTGCTCTGCAAGACAGACAGTTACAGGCCAGCCTGGAGTCTCTGACAACATGGAGAAGGTCTACTGATACACTCTTTCACTCACTCTTCCTATCTTATATCATTATTGTCTTCTCCCTTTTGAGATCCCTGTTAATATCCCCCAAAATGATCCCTTAGTGATCTGCTTGCTGCTCTATAACACTGTTCTGGGAGACAGGGCTCTGTGGCAGCCCTGCCATAGGAAATGGGAACAGATTCttgtctgctcctgctgcttgctgcacagAGGGCCTCTGCTTGGATTGACATCAGTTCTCTCCCCAGACTCATTAAACAGTTTCTGCATCCCTTAGTGTTTCCTTCTGTgttggtgtttttattttcccatctcTGTGAAGAAGGCCAAAGGAGAAAGCAACGCCTTTGTTCAGAACAAGCTATTGAGACCTCGTCACTCTTCAGGATATTGGATGTCAGTGCACACTGCAGACATTTGTCTTTCAAGCACGCTCTTTTGAAGGAGAGGAAGACATTCCTAGATGTTCGTCCACCACCAATGACCATCTGTCCCTGCCTTGCTGTGTTTCTCATTTCCCAGTTCTCCTTGATCCCTGAGCATGCCAAGTGAATGGAAATCCTGACAAATGACATCCTCAAGAGAGGGTCTCTGTGCATGGGGGAGGCCCAGGGAAGCCACAACTCCCACAGACTCTGGGGAAATCTGTTCTTCTGGCTTtgggaggagcagtgcaggggaAGGAGGCTCAGAACTGGGAAGGCATGGGGACGGCCCTCAGTCTCCATTCCACTTTTCCATCCCTTCTGCTCACCAGTCACTGAGGGTACAGCTTCCCTGTGTGGTCCTAgcagccttctgcagagctccagggTGGCCCTACTTTTGCCAAGTTGCCTAAGGTCGAGGGCTTCCACAGGTCAGTATTGCTACCAGCCACAGAAGGCCACACATTGGAGTCCCCAGTCCCTCTGAACTCAACACTCCCATGGGTGCAGGAAGGCCCAGGAGAGTGACACATGCTGAAACACTGACAGCTTCTCGGTGGTGTCACGTCTTCCCCAAGCAT contains the following coding sequences:
- the LOC110391702 gene encoding feather keratin Cos1-1/Cos1-3/Cos2-1-like isoform X1; its protein translation is MPLLVGQLGSIIKASPAPCLLIPFSHLLLLGNQVSVYLQPQDMSCCDQCQPCQPCGPTPLATSCNEPCVRQCQNSTIVIQPSPVVVTLPGPILSSFPQNTAVGSSTSAAVGSILSSEGVPINSGGFDLSCISNRYCGRRCNPC
- the LOC110391702 gene encoding feather keratin Cos1-1/Cos1-3/Cos2-1-like isoform X2, which produces MPLLVGQLGSIIKASPAPCLLIPFSHLLLLGNQVYLQPQDMSCCDQCQPCQPCGPTPLATSCNEPCVRQCQNSTIVIQPSPVVVTLPGPILSSFPQNTAVGSSTSAAVGSILSSEGVPINSGGFDLSCISNRYCGRRCNPC